The following are encoded in a window of Telmatobacter sp. DSM 110680 genomic DNA:
- a CDS encoding MFS transporter, translating to MTPSDRARISPALATLILLIALNLLNYIDRYILPGELSLVQNEFHATREQMGALTTAMFFVYMLAAPLTGWLGDRYRRKPLIIAGAVLWSLATLSTAWVHGYWTLYFRHAIVGIGEASFGIFAPAVIADFYPERDRNRILSIFYTAIPVGAALGYVAGGQMGSLWGWRQPFFICAIPGLIVAALYGFFGSEPVRGAQDHIKPTTDRATFAGLFRNPAFLTATFGLAMLTFAMGGISNWIPEFLHNPIGLSVAKASQLAGASTVLDGILGTAIGGIIAQRWLRTNHRALYLISFWSVALTLPFGILLFFGPTRFAVPALFAAEFFLFLNTGPLNTAIINSVSAPVRATAVSVNLFCIHFFGDTFSPQIIGKIADHSTLRIGLGATLVSLVLSCAILFIGSRFAPPLEDNVVHHA from the coding sequence GTGACACCATCTGACCGCGCGCGCATCTCGCCCGCTCTCGCCACGCTCATACTCCTCATCGCCCTCAACCTGCTCAACTACATCGACCGCTACATTCTCCCCGGCGAACTCTCCCTCGTTCAGAATGAATTTCACGCCACTCGAGAGCAGATGGGCGCGCTCACCACGGCCATGTTCTTCGTCTACATGCTGGCCGCGCCACTCACCGGCTGGCTCGGCGACCGCTATCGTCGCAAGCCCCTCATCATCGCTGGCGCAGTTCTCTGGAGCCTCGCCACACTCAGCACCGCATGGGTGCACGGTTATTGGACCCTCTACTTCCGCCACGCCATAGTCGGTATCGGTGAAGCATCATTCGGCATCTTCGCTCCCGCCGTCATCGCCGACTTCTACCCCGAGCGCGACCGCAACCGGATTCTCTCGATCTTCTACACAGCGATTCCCGTGGGCGCCGCCCTCGGTTATGTGGCTGGAGGTCAAATGGGATCGCTGTGGGGCTGGCGCCAACCGTTTTTCATCTGCGCCATCCCCGGATTAATCGTTGCAGCGCTCTACGGATTCTTCGGCAGCGAACCGGTTCGCGGCGCGCAGGATCACATCAAACCCACAACCGATCGCGCCACCTTCGCCGGTCTTTTCCGCAATCCAGCTTTCCTCACCGCCACCTTCGGACTTGCCATGCTCACCTTCGCCATGGGCGGCATCTCCAACTGGATTCCTGAATTCCTTCACAACCCCATCGGTCTCTCGGTCGCCAAAGCCAGCCAGCTTGCCGGAGCCAGCACGGTGCTCGACGGCATCCTCGGCACCGCCATCGGGGGCATCATCGCGCAGCGTTGGCTCCGCACGAATCATCGTGCACTCTACCTGATTAGCTTCTGGAGTGTCGCCCTCACACTCCCATTCGGCATCCTGCTTTTCTTTGGCCCCACACGCTTCGCCGTTCCCGCGCTGTTCGCGGCGGAGTTCTTTCTCTTCCTCAACACCGGCCCGCTCAACACCGCCATCATCAATTCCGTCTCTGCGCCCGTCCGCGCCACCGCCGTCTCTGTGAACCTCTTCTGCATCCATTTCTTCGGCGATACCTTCTCACCGCAGATCATCGGCAAGATCGCCGATCATTCCACACTTCGCATCGGTCTTGGAGCCACCCTCGTCTCCCTCGTCCTCTCCTGCGCCATTCTTTTCATCGGATCTCGCTTTGCTCCTCCGCTGGAGGATAACGTTGTCCACCATGCGTAG
- a CDS encoding glycosyltransferase family 2 protein produces MTYIEVLRSALITLAWLMALSWLYRSVTALRGMQLVLDLTTIDKNQLPPLPADNLSHVTVIVPARDEEDSISQNLESLLRSESVRAQIIAIDDRSEDRTGALMDAVASRSDNASNTLKGANTLEIIHNRELPGGWLGKPHALALGVARAQAPWLLFTDGDVAFTPDALELALRAAIHESADHFVLVPTLTQKGLLAAGVQGSLQALGQWAARMWKIQDPNAKDFFGVGGFNLLRADAVEAFGGMERLRMEIVEDVSLGWLVKKELHRKSMMVLGPGLAKIAWMQGPFGIVRLLEKNAFAGFRYRIDVTVMACVTLVLQAILPLFALAAGPLGIGACLLFYISVAMSFHANRKLNGISPLLAILYAPAVLILAWSFLRSMVLTLKRGGVIWRRNLYPLAELKRAMIPWRLR; encoded by the coding sequence ATGACTTACATCGAGGTTCTGCGGTCTGCGTTGATCACTCTTGCGTGGCTGATGGCTTTGAGTTGGCTGTATCGCTCAGTTACGGCCCTGCGCGGAATGCAGTTAGTCCTCGATCTCACCACTATCGATAAGAATCAGCTCCCACCGTTGCCTGCGGACAATCTCTCTCACGTGACCGTTATCGTTCCAGCCCGCGATGAAGAGGATTCAATCAGTCAGAATCTCGAATCGCTCCTCCGCTCCGAAAGTGTTCGCGCACAGATCATCGCCATCGACGACCGGTCGGAAGATCGTACGGGCGCTCTCATGGATGCTGTGGCATCAAGATCGGACAACGCTTCAAACACTCTCAAAGGGGCAAACACCCTTGAAATCATCCACAATCGCGAGTTGCCCGGAGGCTGGCTGGGAAAGCCGCACGCTCTGGCCCTTGGAGTCGCACGCGCTCAGGCCCCGTGGCTCCTCTTCACCGATGGAGATGTCGCATTCACGCCTGATGCTCTGGAATTGGCATTGCGCGCGGCCATCCATGAAAGCGCGGATCATTTTGTTCTTGTGCCCACCTTGACGCAGAAAGGTCTGCTGGCAGCTGGCGTTCAAGGGTCGCTCCAGGCTCTTGGCCAGTGGGCTGCGCGCATGTGGAAGATCCAGGATCCCAACGCGAAAGACTTTTTTGGAGTAGGCGGTTTCAACCTGCTGCGTGCGGATGCTGTCGAGGCCTTCGGTGGAATGGAACGCCTGCGTATGGAAATTGTCGAAGATGTTTCGCTCGGCTGGCTCGTCAAGAAGGAGCTGCACCGAAAGTCAATGATGGTGCTCGGACCGGGCCTGGCAAAGATTGCATGGATGCAGGGCCCTTTTGGAATCGTTCGTCTACTCGAAAAGAACGCCTTCGCCGGATTCCGATACAGGATCGATGTAACTGTCATGGCCTGCGTGACACTTGTCCTGCAGGCCATTCTTCCGCTCTTTGCTCTCGCCGCAGGACCGTTGGGAATCGGCGCGTGTCTGCTGTTCTACATCAGTGTTGCAATGAGCTTCCACGCCAATCGAAAACTGAACGGCATCTCGCCGCTTCTCGCAATCCTGTACGCGCCGGCTGTGCTGATCTTGGCCTGGTCATTTCTGCGTTCGATGGTTCTTACCCTTAAGCGCGGCGGCGTTATCTGGCGGAGGAACCTCTATCCTCTGGCGGAACTCAAGCGCGCTATGATCCCGTGGCGTCTCCGTTAG
- a CDS encoding energy transducer TonB, producing the protein MTGTVVIGLDIGVRGNVLHPVVISGPASLQRAALDAIREYKYRPYTLNGKPVQVETTVSVPFTLNDACP; encoded by the coding sequence GTGACAGGGACAGTAGTGATTGGCTTGGACATCGGTGTTCGCGGAAACGTTCTGCACCCCGTCGTAATCTCTGGACCAGCATCGCTGCAGCGAGCAGCTCTGGATGCAATTCGTGAGTACAAATACAGGCCCTACACCCTCAACGGGAAGCCGGTCCAGGTAGAAACGACGGTTTCGGTGCCGTTCACCCTCAATGACGCATGTCCGTGA
- the ispG gene encoding flavodoxin-dependent (E)-4-hydroxy-3-methylbut-2-enyl-diphosphate synthase has product MPEIQRRKTPTVKIGNVRVGWEVPVVVQSMTNTDTADVAGTIEQVAALAMAGSEIVRVTVNNEEAAAAVPAIVEGLDKRGIRVPIVGDFHYNGHLLLKKYPATAKALAKYRINPGNASIGKKDNDNFQVMVECAVENQKPVRIGVNWGSLDQSLLTRMMDENSKKADPMPARDVMMEAMVVSALESAKAAEHFGLRSDQIILSAKVSGVRDLIDVYTNLAARCNYALHLGLTEAGMGAKGLIASTAGLAPLLLAGIGDTIRVSLTPKPGGDRTEEVQAAQQILQSLSIRSFMPQVTSCPGCGRTTSTYFQELAEQIQTYLRTSMPEWRKKYPGVEELKLAVMGCVVNGPGESKHANLGISLPGTFEEPKAPVYVDGKLYTTLRGDTIVAEFKTILDNYVQSHYGQGAKSEELVGTH; this is encoded by the coding sequence ATGCCAGAGATTCAGCGCAGGAAGACACCCACGGTCAAGATCGGCAACGTTCGCGTTGGCTGGGAAGTTCCGGTGGTGGTGCAGTCGATGACCAACACGGACACCGCCGATGTCGCAGGAACCATCGAGCAGGTGGCTGCATTGGCGATGGCCGGGTCAGAGATTGTGCGCGTTACTGTGAACAACGAGGAGGCCGCAGCTGCGGTTCCGGCGATTGTGGAAGGACTGGACAAGCGCGGAATCCGGGTGCCGATCGTGGGCGATTTTCACTATAACGGACACCTGCTGCTGAAGAAGTATCCGGCGACGGCAAAGGCATTGGCCAAGTACAGGATTAATCCGGGCAATGCGTCGATCGGCAAAAAGGACAACGATAACTTCCAGGTAATGGTGGAGTGCGCGGTTGAGAACCAGAAGCCGGTGAGGATCGGCGTGAACTGGGGATCGCTGGATCAGTCTCTGCTCACCCGAATGATGGACGAGAACAGCAAGAAGGCTGATCCGATGCCCGCGCGTGACGTGATGATGGAGGCGATGGTGGTGAGCGCACTGGAGTCGGCGAAGGCGGCGGAGCACTTCGGATTGCGGTCGGACCAGATTATTCTGTCGGCGAAGGTTTCGGGCGTTCGCGATCTGATCGACGTTTATACAAACCTTGCGGCGCGGTGCAATTATGCGCTGCACCTGGGGTTGACCGAAGCTGGTATGGGTGCGAAGGGACTGATTGCTTCGACGGCGGGGCTCGCTCCGCTGCTGCTGGCGGGGATTGGCGATACGATTCGCGTAAGTCTGACACCGAAGCCGGGCGGCGATCGTACGGAAGAGGTGCAGGCGGCGCAGCAGATTCTGCAGTCGCTCTCGATTCGCAGCTTTATGCCGCAGGTGACGAGCTGCCCAGGATGTGGTCGCACGACGAGCACTTACTTCCAGGAACTTGCGGAGCAGATTCAGACGTATCTGCGGACCTCAATGCCGGAATGGCGAAAGAAGTATCCGGGAGTGGAAGAACTGAAGTTAGCCGTAATGGGTTGCGTGGTGAATGGGCCGGGAGAATCGAAGCACGCGAATCTTGGCATCAGCTTGCCGGGGACGTTTGAAGAGCCCAAGGCGCCGGTGTATGTGGATGGGAAGCTATACACGACGCTGCGCGGCGACACCATTGTGGCGGAGTTCAAGACGATTCTCGACAACTACGTGCAGAGCCATTATGGGCAGGGCGCGAAGAGCGAGGAACTGGTGGGAACTCACTGA
- a CDS encoding carboxypeptidase-like regulatory domain-containing protein, whose translation MRRFALGLRKAVQFSLPAYVSRYNAAMLSPASFRFLAITLIAVSGISLSGQDAAHRGRKYKPPPPTSHIEVTVVRDTDSKPIENASVIFQLIGEKGNMELKTNEDGKSIIDVLPTGSKMRLQIIAKGYQTYGQEYAIDKADLTFGVRLKRPGEQYSIYKNHGDDAQNSDKSGESPKTSPSPPTEKPNDSASKSTTPQTKPQ comes from the coding sequence GTGCGCAGGTTTGCGCTCGGTCTCCGCAAAGCTGTCCAGTTCTCGCTTCCAGCGTACGTCAGCAGATACAATGCTGCCATGCTGTCTCCTGCTTCTTTTCGCTTTCTAGCTATAACGCTGATCGCGGTTTCCGGCATCAGCCTGTCTGGGCAAGACGCGGCCCATCGCGGCCGCAAGTACAAGCCCCCACCCCCCACCTCGCACATAGAGGTCACCGTGGTTCGCGACACCGATTCCAAGCCCATCGAGAACGCCTCAGTGATTTTTCAACTCATTGGCGAAAAGGGCAATATGGAACTGAAGACCAACGAAGATGGAAAGTCGATCATTGACGTACTGCCCACGGGCTCCAAAATGCGCCTCCAGATCATTGCCAAGGGCTACCAGACCTACGGGCAGGAATACGCCATCGACAAGGCAGACCTCACCTTCGGCGTTCGTCTGAAACGGCCCGGGGAGCAATACTCCATCTACAAGAATCACGGGGACGACGCGCAGAATAGCGACAAGAGCGGGGAATCTCCGAAGACCAGCCCTTCTCCTCCAACAGAAAAGCCCAACGACTCGGCTTCCAAATCCACGACCCCTCAAACCAAACCTCAGTAG